DNA from Asticcacaulis sp. ZE23SCel15:
GGCCAAAGACCTTGTGCTGGCCATGATTTTCCAGAAAAACTCGACCCGCACGCGTTTTTCTTTCGACGCGGCCATTCGTCAGCTTGGCGGTGACGGCATTATCTCGACCGCCAACGACATGCAGCTTGGGCGCGGGGAAACGATCGAAGACACTGCCAAGGTTTTGTCGCGCATGGTCGATGCCATCATGATCCGCGCCAACCGCCATGAGGATGTCGAACAACTGGCGGCCGCATCAACGGTGCCGGTGATCAACGGCCTGACCGATAAGAGCCATCCGTGCCAGATTATCGCTGATCTTCAGACCATCGAAGAACATCGCGGGTCGGTCGCTGGTAAGACCTTGGCGTGGATCGGCGACGGCAACAATGTTTGCGCCTCGTTCATCCATGCCGCGCCTAAGCTTGGCTTTTCGCTCACCATCGCCTGCCCGCCGCAATATAGCCCGTCAGAAGCCGATCTGGCGCATGGATCGGGGGCCAAAATCACCGTCACCCACGACCCGAAAGTGGCCGTTGCGGGTGCCGATGCCGTCATGGCCGACACCTGGGTCAGCATGGGCGATACAGATTACGATGAGCGCATGGCCGCCCTTGGCCCCTATCAGGTCAATGAAGCTCTGATGGCGCTGGCGGGGCCCGATGCCCTGTTCCTGCACTGTCTGCCTGCCCATCGCGGCGAGGAAGTCACCTCAGCCGTTATCGACGGCCCGCAGTCGGTCATCTGGGACGAGGCCGAAAACCGGATACATGCGCAAAAATCCATCCTCGCCTGGTGTTTTAAATCGTAGTCTTTGGGCCATTACGTCGTTATCGTCGCTGGCAGGTACTTAGTGTACCTGCGGGCGCTTGACGCCTAGTACTGACCTCAAATCTTACGATTTAAAATTCTGAAAAATTTAGGGAAAAGCGAAAATTTTCGAAGAACCGCTTCGAGAAAATTTTCTCAATGCCGCAAACATGGAAAAGTATTCTGGCACATAGCCAGAAACTTTATCCATGAGGTCTAGTATGGGGTGAACGCCGGCTGGGGATTGCCGCCGACAAGGGCGAAGATGTGCACCAGCAGGATGATCGCGGCGGTGCCGGACAGCAGCATGATCAGTCGGTAAGGGACAAGTCTGACGGCATCGGTTTTGAGATTGGGTGGCCGCGCCCCCAGATAGCCGCTGAGAATGCACGCTAACACGGCGGCAAAAAACATAATGAGCGTGGTGCCAAGATCAAATTCCATGTTTGCGAATATGGTAGGAATGTGGCGCGGCGCAAGGCTCCCACGCCATTTTCCCTTATCAGGCGTTTATATAATGCGACGGTTCTCCACAGGAGAATGGCGTTATCCCAATAGATGGTGGTTAACAAAAGGTTTACACGCAAGATGATGGTGGTTAGCCTTAAGTTTGCATAAGTAGGGGATTCGCATGTCTGCGGGCACGCCATGGAGTGTTAAGGGTATAGATTCTAAGGCGCGCGAAGTCGCCAAGGATCTGGCGCGCCGGTCTGGCATGACCCTGGGAGAATGGCTTAATCAGGTAATTCTGGAGGGCGATGAGCCCGAAGCCGATCCACGCGAAAATCGCGGTCGCCGTCCCTATGTGCCACAAAACGATTATCAGCCGGAAATCGGTGAAGACTATGGTTCAGGGGGCGGGCGTATGAAGCGCACCTACACGTCATCACGTCATGATGAAGAGTTTATCAACCGTCCGCGTCGGTCGGCGCCAGCCTTTTCCTCCGTGGCGGCGCGTGAACGTGCGGCCCGTTATGAAGATGATTATGACCGCTATGATCGCGGTGGCGATGAGCGTCACCCGGCTGAGCGTCACAGCTCCGGCTCCGAAGACCTGTCGCGGGTAGCCCGTGCTCTGGAATCTCTGGGCTCGCGCATTGAAACCTCTGAGACCCGTTCGGCCTCGGCTGTGCGCGGAGTCTCTCAGGCCGTTGAAGGTCTGCTGACCCGTTTGGAGCGTACCGAAGCCGGGGTTACGGCGCGCACGGAACATCTGGCGGAAAAGCTGGAAAGTCATGCCGATGACGTGTTCACCTCGCGTGAGCGTCTGATGCGCACTGAGGAAGATCAGGCTGTGTTGGCCGAGCGTCTTGAGGCGGCGGAACGTCTGGTCGACGCGCAGGCTGAACGGCTTGAGGGCCTGTCAGGTCATCTGCGTGAAGAACGCGAACGGGTGGCCCGCCTTGAGGCCGAGTTGCGCGCCCCGCAGCAGCAGGAAAATATTCGCGCCCTCGAAGGGGCCTTGGGCAAGATTTCCAATCAGCTCTATGAAACCGATGTCCGCAATCGTGAAAATTTCAAGGATGTGCGCTCGGACATGCTGGGTCTGTCGCACCGTCTGACCCAGATGGAATTGCGCGACCCCGATGCCGCGGCGCAAAGCCTGATCGATAAGGTCGTGGCGCAGGTGTCTCAGCGTCTGGACAGTGCCGAGGCTCAGACCTCGACGGCACTGAAAACCCTTGAACAAAGCTTTGCAGCACTTGATTCGCGCCTGCTTCGGACCGAAGAGCGCGGCGATGTGTCGGACCCGGAATTGGTGCAGTCTCTGCGTCGTCTGGCCGATGATCTGACCCGTCGTATCGATGAGGCCCGCGTCGAAATTGCCCGCTCCCTCGAAGACACTACCCATCACAATATCGAGCAGGCCTTAACCGGCGTGCACGAACAATTGGCGCAGGTCGATCAGCGTTCGGCCAAGGCCATTGAACAGATGGGCCATAATGTCCTAAAGGTGGCTGATAACCTTAACCGGAGAATGACGAGCGTGGAGCGTCAAGGCCATGACGCGGCAGATCGTTTGAACGCTGAGATTCGCCGCGTGGCGGATTCGGTGGAGGTTCGTTTTGCGCGTCAGGACGGTCAGCATTCTCAGGCGCTGGAGCGTCTGGGGGGCGAGATCGCCCGGATTTCTGAGCGTCTGTCGAGCCGTATTTCCGACAGTGAACGCCGCACGGCGCAGGTTCTGGACGGGGTGCAGGAACACCTGCGCCAGACCCATGAACATACCCATACTGAGTTGGGTGAGCGTATCCGCCAGAGCGAAGCCCGCACCGCCCAAATCCTTGAGGAAGCCCGTGCCCGCATTGAGCAGCGTCTGAGCAAGGCCGAGAGCCAGCACCTGGCGGAGCGGATGACGCGCTCAGGCCCTGAGAGCGATGTCCTGCCCAGCGCCTTTACTGCACCGCGCACCCGCTATGCGCCGCCACCGGAGCCTGTCGTCGAAGACGTTTTGGATGTGGTCGATGATGCAGAGGTCGACGCCGAATTGGACGCGGCGGCGGTCACCCGCTTTGACTTTACGCCGCCCGTGGCTGAGACGGTTGAGGCAGATACAGACGCTGACGACCTCGACCTGACCGGGCATCTGCTGAAAAATGTGACCGGCTTTGGTGAAGAGCGCGCCGACGATGGCCTGCAGGACGCGCGATTCAAGCCCGATTACGATCCGTTTGAGGATGATCTGGATGCTCCGGCAGCCTCGGTTGAGGTGGAGTCTTTCCGCGAGGACGATGAGGCCGATCCGTTCGCCGATGTCGCTCTGTCGCGTAAGACCGCGCCTCGTCTGCGTCACGACCGCGATCCGTTTGCGGATGAAGCGGATGGTGAAGGGGCGGCTGATATTTTTGATGATGAGCCCCTAAAAGGTTTTGGGGCGCGCCGTGACGAAGAAGCCCCGCAAGAAGCCCCCGTCTCCGTCTCCACGCGCGATGCCCTGGCGGCCGCGCGGGCGGCAGTGCGGGCCAGCCTCGAAGACAGCGATGATCGCCGTCCGGGTCTGGGCGGGCTTAAGCTTGGGGCTTCACGCACCCGCGGTGCGGTGTCGGATAAGCCTGTTAAGACTGTAAAAGCCAGTGAGTTCAAAAGGCCCACAAAAGTCAGGCTTAGGCGAAACCCTGAAAAAGGCCTTTAAGGCGTCGTCCGTGGCCGTGGCCCTGACGGCGGTCGGTGCGGGCGGCTATGCTGTTCTGCGCGATGAGGGTAACTCCGGCCAGGCGCCGATCAAACCTGATGCCGCCCGTAAAACCGATGTGGCAACCCCCATTGCCGCCGCCGCTATCACCCCGCCGGTTGAAGATCGCGCCGCACTGGAGCGGCAGTTTCAGGACGCCGTTCAGGCCCTGACCGCCAATGATCCGGTCGGTATTGATAAGCTCAAGGCTGTGGCCAATCAGGGCTATGCTCCGGCTCAGTTCCGTCTGGGGCGGATATATGACGGCGAAGAAGGTTTCAGCGGCATTACACCGGACAAGACGCAGGCCCGTTTGTGGACGCAGCGTGCAGCCGAAGGCGGTGTGTCGCGCGCCATGCATAATCTGGGGCTGATGTATTATGCCGGTGACGGCGGCCAGCCTGATCGCGGTCAGGCCGCGACCTGGTTCCGGCGTGCGGCCGAGCGCGGCATCGTCGACAGCCAGTATAATCTGGGCATCATGTACCGCGAAGGTATCGGCGTCACGCTTAACCCGACTGAGGCCTATAAGTGGCTGCTGATTGCTGAGGCAGGTGGCGATAAGGAAGCCGCACAGGCGGTAGCTGATCTGAAAGCCGAGCTGTCAGCCCCTCAGCGCCGCATCGCGGAGTTCAGGCCAACGGGTTTCAGGCGGTAACCGATGATACCGGCGCATTGGCATCTGCCCCGTCTGCGCCACAGCCTTAAGCGTCCGTTCAGACTCTGTTCAGTTAATCGCGCTAAGCTTGGTTAACGGCCTGCACCTTTGTGGGCATCGCGGCCGATTAGGGCCTTTGAACTTGAGCCTGTGAACGTGGATATCTACCTGCCCATTGCCGAAATGTCGGTCAATGTCCTGACCATGATCGGGCTTGGGGTACTGGTGGGGTTTGTGTCGGGTCTGTTCGGTGTCGGCGGCGGGTTTCTGATGGCGCCGGTTCTGGTCTCGCTCGGTATTCCACCTTCCGTAGCTGTGGCCTCTCAGGCCGGACATGTGCTGGCGACCTCGACCTCCTCCGTTATGAGCTATAGCCAGAGCGACAGCGTCGATTACCGCATGGGCGCGGTTATGGCCGCCGGTGGGGTGGTTGGTGCCATTATCGGCGTTGAAATTTTCCGTATTCTGCGATTGTTGGGGCAGATCGATCTGGTGGTGTCGGTCGCCTATCTTTTGGTGCTGGGCTCCATCGGCGGCATGATGCTGAACGAATCCCTGTCGGCCATGCTGCGCCGGCGTAAGGGCGAATCGCCCCCCCGGCCCAAGGTCAAGCGCCCGGTGTGGATATATGGACTGCCGTTCAAGATGCGCTTTCCGCGCTCAGGACTTTACATCAGCTTTATCCCTCCGGCGGCGATCGGGCTTCTGGTTGGGATATTGTCAGCCATGATGGGGGTCGGTGGCGGGTTTTTGATCGTGCCTGCCATGATCTATATTCTGCGCATGAAGGCCTCGGTCGTGGTCGGCACCAGCCTGTTTCAGATTATTATCACGACGCTGGTGACCATGATCCTTCAGGCGGTGCGCAACCACAGCGTCGATATGATTCTGGCGCTGATCCTGCTGGCGGGCGGGGTCGTCGGCGGGCAGGCCGGTATCCGTATGGCCAATCGCTTTCGCGCCGATGAACTGCGCGCGATCATGGCCGTGATCATCCTGATGGCCGGATTGCAGATGGGACTGTCGCTATTTGTGCCGCCGCAGGACCCGTTTGTCCTCGTACCCACGGGGCAGCAATAATGGTCGCCGTCCTTCCCCCCGCCATACCCCCCGCAATCGTTCAGGCCCTGCCCGAAGCGGCACCGTCCTCGAACATTCTCTCGACCGACCTGACCCAGAACCGTATCGAAGTGTCGTCTTCGTTTCAGGGGGCCAAGGTCGTGGTTTACGGCGCGGTCGTCGAAAGCCGTGATCAACCGTCTGATGTCGTGGTCGTAGTCTCCGGCCCCAAGGCGTCGATGCGCCTGATCCGCAAGGTGCAGGTGGCGGGCTTGTGGCTCAACAGCCGCCCGGTGGTATTCGAAGGCGCGCCGGGTTTTTACATGGCTGCCTCATCCCAGCCGCTGGATCGGATCACCGGCTTTTCCAACCGCCGCCGTCTGGGGCTGGGGGTCGATTATATCGCCATGGATACGCCGCGCGACACCAAGGTCGTGACGCGCTACGGCGTGCGCGATGTGGTGGTCAACAGCCTTGAGGACGATTACCTGGAGTGGCGGCAGGCGGTGACGCGCCTGAAACAGAAATCCAGCCTCTATAGCGATAATCCGTTCGGGGTGCGCTTTGTCGACCGCAACCTGTTCCGCGCTGAGATCGACCTGCCGTCGGATGCCCCGATTGGCACCTATAAGGCCGAGGTCTGGCTGTTTCGCGATGGGGAGCCGGTCAGTTACAGTGCCAAACTGCTGCGGGTTGAAAAGGTCGGGTTTGAGCGCTTCATCTATGACACCGCCCATCGGCGTCCGTGGATGTACGGTATCGTCAGTGCCCTGATCTGCATCGGGCTGGGCCTTGGGGCGTCACGCATTTTCCAGCGGCGTTAAACTGCGCGGGTTTTGTGTATTGGTTTTGTTCGCGCGAATGTTTAAGTTATTCGGGTGACTCGCGATGCGCCCCCACCCCCTGTAACTGATGAAGCCCAGCCTGCCGCCCTGCCGGACGCGCCGCCGTTGAGTTTCCGTGAGGTCTTGCCGGGACAGTCTCTGGCCTTCCTGCCGTCCAAAGCGGGCCTGAGCAACAGCCATCAGACCCGCCGGATCGAGATCGTGCATCTGCGTGAACTATGGGGCCGCGAGGCGCTGCTTGTTGCCAATGCACCGTTTATCCGTCAGCGCCTGTTTGCAGGCCGTGGCCACCGCGAAGTGCAGCATTTTGATGTGCTGGAGCTGTTCGCCTTTGTGCGTCCGGCGCAGTTTTGCGCCCCGTCAGTCGCGGGTGTGGCGCAGATTATGGGTTACGGCGAGCCGGACGGCCTGGAAGAGGGCGCGTGGGTGCTGTTCCGGGTGGCCGAAGATCTGCTGTCTGAACTGGCTGCAGCGTCGGTGGCCTTCAGGCTGATGGCGCGGGCCAGCCTTAATTTCATGGCCAAAAACGGCTGGGTGTGGGCGGGCGCGGTTGAGGCGGCGCTGGCGCGCAATCCGCTGCCGGCCGATTTTGTGATCCCGCCTGCGCTTGAGGTCTGGACGCTGCTCGACGAGTGGGAGGATCAGGCCCCTGACGTGCCACCCAAATCGGTATCGGTGACTGAGGACGAAATCGCAGACGCCCTGTCGCGTCATCTGGTGCGGGCCGGTCTTGATGAACGCCGCCCTGAACAACTGGCCTTTGCCCAGTCGGCGCGGACGATCTTTCAGCCGAAATGGGTGATGGATCAGCCGCACATGGTGCTGGCTGAGGCGGGCACCGGCGTGGGTAAGACCTTGGGGTACTTAGCCCCCGCTCAGGCCTGGGCGCAAAAAGCGCAGGGCAAGGTGTGGGTATCGACCTATACCCGCGCCCTGCAA
Protein-coding regions in this window:
- a CDS encoding sulfite exporter TauE/SafE family protein, with the translated sequence MDIYLPIAEMSVNVLTMIGLGVLVGFVSGLFGVGGGFLMAPVLVSLGIPPSVAVASQAGHVLATSTSSVMSYSQSDSVDYRMGAVMAAGGVVGAIIGVEIFRILRLLGQIDLVVSVAYLLVLGSIGGMMLNESLSAMLRRRKGESPPRPKVKRPVWIYGLPFKMRFPRSGLYISFIPPAAIGLLVGILSAMMGVGGGFLIVPAMIYILRMKASVVVGTSLFQIIITTLVTMILQAVRNHSVDMILALILLAGGVVGGQAGIRMANRFRADELRAIMAVIILMAGLQMGLSLFVPPQDPFVLVPTGQQ
- the argF gene encoding ornithine carbamoyltransferase, with the translated sequence MTRHFLDLWALSPEDLRSILDDAHARKKARLGWPKGRIDADAPAKDLVLAMIFQKNSTRTRFSFDAAIRQLGGDGIISTANDMQLGRGETIEDTAKVLSRMVDAIMIRANRHEDVEQLAAASTVPVINGLTDKSHPCQIIADLQTIEEHRGSVAGKTLAWIGDGNNVCASFIHAAPKLGFSLTIACPPQYSPSEADLAHGSGAKITVTHDPKVAVAGADAVMADTWVSMGDTDYDERMAALGPYQVNEALMALAGPDALFLHCLPAHRGEEVTSAVIDGPQSVIWDEAENRIHAQKSILAWCFKS
- a CDS encoding TIGR02186 family protein, with the protein product MVAVLPPAIPPAIVQALPEAAPSSNILSTDLTQNRIEVSSSFQGAKVVVYGAVVESRDQPSDVVVVVSGPKASMRLIRKVQVAGLWLNSRPVVFEGAPGFYMAASSQPLDRITGFSNRRRLGLGVDYIAMDTPRDTKVVTRYGVRDVVVNSLEDDYLEWRQAVTRLKQKSSLYSDNPFGVRFVDRNLFRAEIDLPSDAPIGTYKAEVWLFRDGEPVSYSAKLLRVEKVGFERFIYDTAHRRPWMYGIVSALICIGLGLGASRIFQRR
- a CDS encoding tetratricopeptide repeat protein, encoding MAVALTAVGAGGYAVLRDEGNSGQAPIKPDAARKTDVATPIAAAAITPPVEDRAALERQFQDAVQALTANDPVGIDKLKAVANQGYAPAQFRLGRIYDGEEGFSGITPDKTQARLWTQRAAEGGVSRAMHNLGLMYYAGDGGQPDRGQAATWFRRAAERGIVDSQYNLGIMYREGIGVTLNPTEAYKWLLIAEAGGDKEAAQAVADLKAELSAPQRRIAEFRPTGFRR